From the Pomacea canaliculata isolate SZHN2017 linkage group LG14, ASM307304v1, whole genome shotgun sequence genome, one window contains:
- the LOC112555390 gene encoding uncharacterized protein LOC112555390 translates to MSVNGSSPGEYVPSPRPHPRLRPEGAAYAERNRGNMERWFDYSDNVNNYTSPRPGERLRTDTARKIAEVNKGCMDEMMGGYADPPIQRQIHPRGIKPEATAIAEANKGDGMRVVLEDYANLDIHEPTGPKVHGAEAKEYADRNHGQVDHIINNYGVVTPTAPPPPKVGLGGQDNLEKAQGAGMGPILRMEGNKTPHEPKIGRLHQESQDGGWDEVLPASRTRPEAENIAIKNSNDSMYGLLRNDNVQPVSPAKDLKTLPHMKESPSPRKLTTPPRMRPEGMKNYERAHNQSEMSAILRGEGDNRTATPQRNLRHLQRSELW, encoded by the exons ATGTCTGTGAATGGTTCCAGCCCCGGGGAGTACGTCCCCTCTCCACGTCCCCACCCCCGCCTCAGGCCCGAGGGCGCGGCCTATGCCGAGCGGAACCGGGGGAACATGGAACGATGGTTCGACTACAGCGATAACGTCAACAACTACACCTCGCCGCGACCTGGCGAGCGCCTGAGAACCGACACGGCGCGAAAAATAGCGGAA GTGAACAAAGGATGCATGGATGAAATGATGGGAGGATATGCTGATCCTCCAATTCAGCGCCAGATTCACCCCCGTGGCATAAAGCCAGAGGCTACAGCAATTGCAGAAGCCAACAAGGGCGATGGTATGAGGGTTGTGTTAGAAGACTATGCCAACTTGGACATACATGAGCCCACAGGTCCCAAAGTCCATGGTGCAGAGGCCAAAGAGTATGCAGACAGGAATCATGGCCAG GTTGACCACATTATCAATAACTATGGAGTAGTTACTCCTACTGCACCACCTCCTCCAAAAGTGGGTCTTGGGGGCCAGGATAACCTGGAGAAGGCCCAGGGGGCAGGTATGGGCCCTATCTTGAGGATGGAAGGCAACAAGACTCCACATGAACCTAAGATTGGGCGTTTGCACCAGGAGTCGCAGGATGG AGGTTGGGATGAAGTCCTGCCAGCTAGCCGAACTCGTCCTGAAGCTGAGAACATTGCCATTAAAAACAGCAATGATTCCATGTATGGTCTTTTGCGTAACGACAATGTGCAGCCTGTCAGCCCTGCTAAAGACTTAAAGACTTTGCCACACATGAAAGAATCTCCATCCCC GCGAAAGCTGACCACACCACCTCGCATGCGTCCTGAGGGCATGAAGAATTACGAGCGTGCACATAACCAGTCAGAGATGTCAGCAATATTGAGAGGTGAAGGAGATAATCGAACAGCCACACCACAACGGAACCTACGTCACCTGCAGCGCTCTGAGCTGTGGTAG